One genomic window of Methanosalsum zhilinae DSM 4017 includes the following:
- the glmU gene encoding bifunctional sugar-1-phosphate nucleotidylyltransferase/acetyltransferase has translation MKAVILAAGEGTRMRPLTSSRPKVMLPVANKPIIEYILESAISAGIEQFVIVTGYCSQVIEDYFRDGKKWGASIEYVQQEKARGTAHAIEQAKGHVDARFIVLNGDMMVSSKHLRDLIKSDKDTVLSVKRVENPSDYGIINIDNNLVTEIVEKPEKPDSNLANAGIYLFDEKIFQYISMTPPSSRGEIEITSTLEIMLNKGLEIGYRKINENWMDIGRPWDLLNANEIILDHVKEQCHGTVEPNATLHGRVSIGKGTIIRNGAYIVGPVIIGENCDIGPNCYIRPHTAIGNRVRIGNAVEIKNSIVMDSTNIGHLSYVGDSIIGTGCNFGAGTKVANLRHDGKNIKVTIKGQKIDSRRRKLGVIMGDNVHTAINTSINTGTIIASGQWTEPGEVVRFLKE, from the coding sequence ATGAAAGCAGTAATTCTTGCAGCCGGTGAAGGAACTCGAATGCGCCCGCTTACCAGCTCCAGGCCAAAGGTCATGCTACCTGTTGCAAATAAACCAATAATTGAATACATTCTTGAATCTGCAATCAGTGCAGGTATAGAGCAGTTTGTGATAGTAACAGGATACTGCAGTCAGGTTATTGAAGATTATTTTAGGGATGGAAAGAAATGGGGAGCGTCCATTGAATACGTTCAGCAGGAAAAGGCCAGAGGAACTGCACATGCAATAGAACAGGCAAAAGGCCATGTTGATGCAAGATTTATTGTTCTAAATGGAGATATGATGGTTAGTTCAAAACATCTGAGAGATTTAATAAAATCAGATAAAGACACTGTTCTCTCAGTAAAAAGAGTGGAAAACCCATCGGATTATGGTATCATAAATATCGATAATAATCTGGTAACAGAAATTGTGGAAAAGCCAGAAAAGCCTGATTCAAACCTTGCAAATGCTGGAATTTACCTTTTTGATGAGAAGATATTCCAATATATTTCCATGACACCTCCATCCAGCAGGGGTGAAATTGAGATAACATCCACCCTGGAAATAATGCTCAATAAAGGACTTGAAATCGGATATCGGAAAATAAACGAAAACTGGATGGATATAGGCAGACCATGGGATCTTTTGAATGCAAATGAAATAATTCTGGACCATGTAAAAGAGCAGTGCCATGGTACTGTTGAACCAAACGCCACACTTCATGGCAGGGTCAGTATTGGTAAGGGTACAATCATAAGAAACGGTGCATATATTGTTGGCCCTGTAATCATAGGAGAAAACTGTGATATCGGACCCAACTGCTATATAAGGCCACACACCGCCATTGGTAACAGGGTACGGATAGGAAATGCAGTGGAGATTAAGAACAGTATTGTAATGGACAGTACCAATATCGGTCATCTCAGCTATGTAGGTGACAGCATCATTGGCACCGGCTGCAATTTTGGAGCAGGAACAAAGGTAGCAAACCTTCGCCATGATGGAAAAAATATCAAAGTTACCATCAAGGGACAAAAAATAGATTCCAGGCGCAGAAAACTTGGAGTGATCATGGGTGATAATGTCCATACAGCCATCAATACCAGTATAAATACAGGCACCATAATAGCCAGCGGCCAGTGGACAGAACCTGGCGAAGTTGTCAGATTCCTTAAGGAATAA
- a CDS encoding DUF1328 family protein gives MVDLIGLAILFLVLAFVFYVLGARGIAGFSMQIAKWLVIIFIILAIIAFLL, from the coding sequence ATGGTGGATCTTATCGGACTGGCAATTCTGTTCCTGGTACTGGCTTTTGTATTCTATGTCCTGGGAGCACGGGGGATTGCAGGGTTTTCCATGCAGATAGCAAAATGGCTTGTAATCATCTTCATAATACTTGCGATAATAGCGTTCTTATTATAA